From the candidate division KSB1 bacterium genome, the window CATGATTGCATAGAAAGTTCCCTGGCAGTGATTACTCCACAATTACCCGGTACCATTGAAGTGCAAAAAAAATATGGTTCCATACCCAAAATTAATGCCTACGTGCAGGAATTAAACCAGGTTTTTATTACACTCTTAGCAAATGCAGTTGAAGCCATTGAAAAAAAAGGGACGATAAAAATTAAAACCAACTCCAGTGATAATACTATCCATATTAAAATTTCGGATACCGGAAGAGGCATTCCAAAAAATAAGCTGAATAAAATTTTTGATATTGGTCTTAGCGAGAAAGAAACCGGTATGCGAATGCAGGTTAACCTGGCGAATTCTTATCGTATTATTCAAAAACATAAAGGACAAATGACTGTTAAAAGTAAACCGGGTAAGGAAACTTCTTTCGAAATACGCTTGCCCATCAATTAAAAGGCTGTGTGAAAATGCAATATCATCACAAAAACACAATAACGTTCAACTTTTTGTCATTCCGTAGGAATCTTGTTATGGTTTATGTAAGGTGTTGTTTTTTAACAAGTTTCTTCCAGAATGACATGTCTCAATCTTTTGGAAAATAGTTATAAAATCTGTGGAAATCTGCAACTAATATTGTTTTCACACAGTCTCTTAACCTGACCTATTCATAAGCCTTATCACTTTTATTCGAGAAAAGAGCTTTTTCACCCTATTTTATGCATAACATTCAACTTTATCAAATATATGGAAATAGATCCCGTCGCGCAGGCTGTTGCAGAATACACATATCTAGCGAAATGTCATTCTGAACGAAGTGAAGAATCTCTTGATTTTATTGGGTTTATGACAATTCAGAGATCCTTCGCTACGCTCAGGATGACAATTTTATTATCTTTGGATGCATTTGCAACAACCTCCGCGACGGGATGAACAAGATCCAGAGTATCCATTGAACGAAAAAATCAAAGTTCTAGAAGATAAATTAAAAGCTCTCCCTGTCGATCTTGAGTCCAGGGAAAAAGTTGACCACCTCAATGACTTAGCCTGGGAATTGGGACTCACCGACACAAAACGAGCTTTCTCACTAAGCAAAGACGCGCTTAAATTATCCCGTAAAATAGATTACGATATCGGTCTGGCATATGGATACAGAAACTTGGGATACTGTCAGCTGATCTCATCTCAATTGGAAGAAGGGCTACAAAACGCTCAAAATGCGATGGACCGTTTTAAAGCTCTGAATGATAAAAAGGGTGAAGCTACGGCAATGGATACGATTTCACTAATCTTTTGGAGGCTAGGTCATTATGACGAAGCTTTGAATTGCTCTTTTATGGCGCTCGATCTTAATAATGAAATTAAAGATAAACGTGGCCAGGCCTGGGCCTTGCAAAATATTGGTTTAATATATTTAGAAGTTGGTGATAAAAAACTTTCGCTCGATTTTTTCGATAAGTCATTAAAGTTATTTCGTAAGATTGGTTACCTGGTTGGTGAAGCCAGAGTGTATACAGGATTGGGGCAAGTTTATCAAAATTCAGGAGAATTAGAAAATGCCTTACAATTTCACTTAAAGAGTCTTGGAATCTCACAGACAACACAAATAAAAATTGGAATAGCAACTACGTCGATTGCTATTGGAACGATCTATCATAAATTGGGTCAATTCGAACAGGCTTTGGAATATTTCAACAATAGTCTGAAGCAATTGGAACAATTTGAAAATAAAGAGATTAAAGCGACCACACTATTATGCCTTGGAAACCTTTATGCAGATCACCAGGATTCTTCCAAAGCTTTCGAATATCTGGATGAAGCATTGTCATTAATCAAACAAACCAAAGCCAAGCCCACAGCTTTCAAAATACATGAAGCTTTATCCCATCTTTATGAATCCCGCAAAAATTTTAAAAAAGCCCTGGTTCATTTTAAGAGATATCAAAAATTCAAAGATTCAGTTTATAACGATGATAGTAAAATCAAAGTCAAAAATATGCAAATTCGAATGCATGTTGAGAAATCGTATAAAGAAGCTGAAATTCAAAGAATCAAGAATATTGAATTAGCAAAATCTCTTGAAGATCTAAAGCAAACCCAGGCCAGGTTAATCCAATCTGAAGGCATGGCTGCATTGGGTAGTTTGGTTGCCGGAATAACCCATGATATGAACTCACCCCTGGCTGTCATCACAAGTAACACAGATGTTATCGATCGAGCATTGACAAAAATTAAAAGAGGATTCCTGGCAAAAGAAAATCAACCTATCAAATTGAACAAAAATTTGATGCAAACTCTGGACATTATCAAACCTAATTCTGAGTCCATATTGCAAGCCGGTAAGCGAGTTGAAAAAATCGTCAATAATTTGAAAAGATTCACTCACTCGCATGAAGAAGAATTACAAATAACAGATCTCAATTATGAGCTTGAAAATACGATTGCGTTAACTACACCCCGACTACCTGAGAACACAGAAATCATTAAAGAATTTGGAGCTTTACCAAAAATCAAGGTTTATCACCAGGAATTAAACCAGGTTTTCATGACTCTTCTAGTTAATGCAGCCGAGGCTATAAGGGATAAAGGGACCATTACAATCAAAACCTCTACTGAAAATAATCATGTAACCATATTCATATCCGATACGGGCAAGG encodes:
- a CDS encoding tetratricopeptide repeat protein; this translates as MNEKIKVLEDKLKALPVDLESREKVDHLNDLAWELGLTDTKRAFSLSKDALKLSRKIDYDIGLAYGYRNLGYCQLISSQLEEGLQNAQNAMDRFKALNDKKGEATAMDTISLIFWRLGHYDEALNCSFMALDLNNEIKDKRGQAWALQNIGLIYLEVGDKKLSLDFFDKSLKLFRKIGYLVGEARVYTGLGQVYQNSGELENALQFHLKSLGISQTTQIKIGIATTSIAIGTIYHKLGQFEQALEYFNNSLKQLEQFENKEIKATTLLCLGNLYADHQDSSKAFEYLDEALSLIKQTKAKPTAFKIHEALSHLYESRKNFKKALVHFKRYQKFKDSVYNDDSKIKVKNMQIRMHVEKSYKEAEIQRIKNIELAKSLEDLKQTQARLIQSEGMAALGSLVAGITHDMNSPLAVITSNTDVIDRALTKIKRGFLAKENQPIKLNKNLMQTLDIIKPNSESILQAGKRVEKIVNNLKRFTHSHEEELQITDLNYELENTIALTTPRLPENTEIIKEFGALPKIKVYHQELNQVFMTLLVNAAEAIRDKGTITIKTSTENNHVTIFISDTGKGIAKNKLAKIFEVGFSQKESRVQMNVGLASSYNIIQRHEGEIQVKSEVGKGTRYQIKLPVNLSD